The DNA region TGGTTGAACAGGGTCTTGTCGCCCTCCACGAGGACTACCAGCGGCGGGTTGCCGCCATTGGTGTCGGCATACTTGATGAAAGTGCCGCGGTCGGTCATGGTGTAGCCGTTCTTTTCATTGGCGATATTGATGGTCGGGAGCATGCCCTGACCGGTCTGGACATACCAGGCGGCCTTTTCGGGAATTTCCATGCCAGCGGCCTTCCACAGGGAAAGCTCTTTCTTGTGGGTGCCGGAGTTGTCGCCACGGCTGGCGAAAACGGCCTGTTTCTCAGCGATGGTCTTCAGGGCGTCGGCAACGCTCATTCCTTTGACCCCGGCGGGGTCGGCAGCCGGGCCGATTATGACGAAGTCGTTGTACATCAATTCCTTGCGATCCACGAGTACGCCTTTGTCGACATAGGTTTTTTCGGATGCGGGGGCATGCACCAGCACAACGTCAACATCGCAATTCTCGGCCATGGCCAGGGCTTTTCCGGTACCCACGGCAACGAATTTGATCTCAATACCTGTGTCCTTCAAGAATTTCGGAACGATCAGTTCGTCCAGAAGACCGGTGTTGGCGGTGCTGGTGGTGGTAGCCATCATCAGGGTTTTGCCTGCAAATGCGGGCAGGGCCATGGTAATGGTAACAACAAGTGCAAGTGCGGTAATAAGCAAACGTTTCATTATTTCCCTCCAAGGAAAACAGTTATATCCAGATCCCTCAATCTGAACCATTTTATTGCATGTCGTCGCGGTAAAACTCACCTGATTTCTTGACCTCGACATTCAATAACTCGGATGCGCGTTTCGTGGCATAGTCTTCAACATCAAGGTAAAAATGCAGGAATTGCTCCATGAGTTCCCTGCCAAATGGCGACAGATTGAATCTTTGACCTTTCCCCTTGGTCTTTTCGACCAGAGGCTGGCCGATACGTTCTTCAGCGTTTTTAAGTTTCCCCCATGCTCGGCGGTACGACATACCGAGTGCTTCTGCTGCCTTGCGCAGAGAACCGAGGTTGTCAACGTGTTGAAGCAGCAGTGTGCTGCCTATACCGATATAGGTTTTGTCTTCCTGTTCGAGCCAAACGCGTAGCCTGAGAATGGTTTCCGGTTCATGCTTCATCAAAAAACTCCTGATGTCCTTGTGGAATAAAGTGTCTCTGTAAGACTTCTGTAAATTAGATTATATATGGAATCAATAAATTATGCAAAAGTTAGCATAATGCCCCAGGTGACAGTACTTGTTTACAGTGTAATGGTTTCGAAGGTTTGCGAGCATAAATCCACTACGAGCATCTTCCCGGCCAGTGTCGAGGTGTGGGAGAGGATGTTGACAGTTTCGGATGCCATCAGGGACGCTATAAACGTTACTGCCGGGGCAGGGCAGCCGAGTTCTTCTTCAGCGGCATTATTTGTGCCCATGATGTCGGCGGGGCCGATCTGGCCGGGCATGACCACGCCTACATAGCCAGTCCAGCCTGCCAGGGCGCCGGTTACCAGGGGAATACCCGCCTGTGAGGCGGCCTGTTGCAGGTGGCGGCGCATGGTGAGACCGCCAAGAGCGTCCACGGCTAGATCACAACCTTCAAGGAACAATGGCAGGGATTCGGGCGTCAGAAATTCATTGACCGTTTCAAGGCATGTCGATGGGTTGATCTCCGCAGCCATGAGTTCGGCTGCACGGACCTTTGGTTGTCCCATATTGGAGATTCTAGACAAGGCCTGACGGTTGAGATTGCTTGCTTCGAAGACATCGCCGTCGGCGGCGCGTATGCGGCCCACACCGAGTCGGAGAAAATGTTCCAGCAGGGTACCGCCCAGTCCGCCGATGCCAACCTGGGCCACGCGGGATTCGAGCAGTCGGATCTGGGCTGCCGGAGTGATGGATTGCATGTTGCGCAGATAGCGGTCCGGGAAAATGCCGAGTTGCAGGGCGAGCGCTTCTATTTCACAGCCCGGCATGTCATGTGCGCGAACAAGTTCATTGATTTTGTTCAGGGCAAGGATATTCCCCTGTACGCCCCAGGGAAGCGATGTTTGGCGTGCATGACCGCGAATGTCGTCATGAAGGGACGGTTTCAAGACCTAACCCCCGCCCACGGGAGGGAACAGTCCCACCCGATCTCCGTCCTTGATTTCGCTATCCAGTTGGGAGCGCAGGGAATTTATAAACATGAGGGTGACTTCCTTTTCCGGTATGGCGAGCTTTTTCACAAGCGACCGGACAGTCTCGCCGGACTCGATTGGATAATCGTCACTGTTTTCAGGAAGGAACTTGGCCAAGGTCGCAAAACATTTAATTTCTATTCCCATGGGATGGAATTTAGACGCTTAGGCTTGTGGGGTCAACGGTAAAAGAAAGGGCCGGGGGAAAAACCCGGCCCTTGTGGATATCGAATGGATTCGGCTTTAGACCTTGGCGCCCTGAAGCTCGTCTTCGTCGTAGTCCCAGACCACGTTGTGAGGCGGCAGGGGGTCGGTTTCGAAGAAGCGGGGCAGTTTGTCATCCATCTTGGTGAAGCCCGCGCGCTTGTTGAACTCCTGTTCGTCTTTCATGGTTCCGGCACCGAGGGCGATGAGGTCGTCAACGGTGAAGGTATTGCCGGTCCAGGACTGAACCAGGTCAGCCATGGTCTGGACGCCGTTTTCGGAATCCAGGACCGCAAAGGCCACGAACAGGCAGAACCCCATGGAGTCGATGGCGGCGGTTGCGACCTGCAAGTTCTTGGACAGTTCGATGTTGCCTTCCTTCTTGTGCCCGTCGATGGAACCACCGACACCCAGGATGTTGGCGGTGACACCGTAACCTGCAGTGTGGTCGGCACCCATGGCCGTTGTGGCATAGGTCACGCCGACGCCCTTGACCGCACGCGGATCATACGCGGGCATGGACTGGCCCTTGACCGTGGGCAGGCGTTCCACGCCGAAGGCACCGCCTGCGAAGTCCACGCCGTTACCCATGATCATGCCCATGGGATCTTTGGTGCCGACTTTCTTGAGCAGCTCAATGGCGGCCTTGCCGTCACCCCAGGGGATGATGCCGCCGTCCATGGCAATGGCCACGGTATTGCCCATTTCGATGGAGTCCATGCCTTTTTCGTCGCACAGACGGTCCAGGGTGGCGATGTCGTCCATGTCTTTGATCATGGAGTTGGCACCGAAGGCCCAGACTGTTTCGTACTCGAATCCGGAGGTAAGGTAATTGCCGTCGGCATCATTGTACTGCTGGGAGCACTGGATGATGCAACCGGCATGGCAGCCCTCAGTGG from Pseudodesulfovibrio sp. S3 includes:
- a CDS encoding substrate-binding domain-containing protein, encoding MKRLLITALALVVTITMALPAFAGKTLMMATTTSTANTGLLDELIVPKFLKDTGIEIKFVAVGTGKALAMAENCDVDVVLVHAPASEKTYVDKGVLVDRKELMYNDFVIIGPAADPAGVKGMSVADALKTIAEKQAVFASRGDNSGTHKKELSLWKAAGMEIPEKAAWYVQTGQGMLPTINIANEKNGYTMTDRGTFIKYADTNGGNPPLVVLVEGDKTLFNQYSGLAVNTKLCKDAQYDLATQFIEWMASAETQKAIGDFKLLGKPLFIPNAK
- a CDS encoding ThiF family adenylyltransferase yields the protein MKPSLHDDIRGHARQTSLPWGVQGNILALNKINELVRAHDMPGCEIEALALQLGIFPDRYLRNMQSITPAAQIRLLESRVAQVGIGGLGGTLLEHFLRLGVGRIRAADGDVFEASNLNRQALSRISNMGQPKVRAAELMAAEINPSTCLETVNEFLTPESLPLFLEGCDLAVDALGGLTMRRHLQQAASQAGIPLVTGALAGWTGYVGVVMPGQIGPADIMGTNNAAEEELGCPAPAVTFIASLMASETVNILSHTSTLAGKMLVVDLCSQTFETITL
- a CDS encoding MoaD/ThiS family protein — protein: MGIEIKCFATLAKFLPENSDDYPIESGETVRSLVKKLAIPEKEVTLMFINSLRSQLDSEIKDGDRVGLFPPVGGG
- a CDS encoding LysR family transcriptional regulator, whose amino-acid sequence is MKHEPETILRLRVWLEQEDKTYIGIGSTLLLQHVDNLGSLRKAAEALGMSYRRAWGKLKNAEERIGQPLVEKTKGKGQRFNLSPFGRELMEQFLHFYLDVEDYATKRASELLNVEVKKSGEFYRDDMQ